Within Actinomycetota bacterium, the genomic segment GCTGACCGACTTCGAGCCGGGCACCCTCACCGACCCCGTGGCGCTGCCCGAGGGTGAGTACGACCTGCTGGTGGTCGCCGCCGGCGACGGCCCCGACGGGGACCCGGTCATCGAGGCCAACGGCGTCGCGGTGCCCGGCGGCGCGAACATCACGGTCGCCGCCCACCTCGACGGCGACGGCAACCCGGTCCTGACGCCGTTCGTCAACGACACGTCGGCGATCGCGGCCGGCCAGGCCCGGCTCACCGTCCGTCACACCGCCGCCGCCCCGGCGGTGGACGTCCGC encodes:
- a CDS encoding DUF4397 domain-containing protein gives rise to the protein MTHWIRRAATAAALALVSLGLATPAHAADAMVSVLHAVPGATVDVYANGEELLTDFEPGTLTDPVALPEGEYDLLVVAAGDGPDGDPVIEANGVAVPGGANITVAAHLDGDGNPVLTPFVNDTSAIAAGQARLTVRHTAAAPAVDVR